TCTTTCGCATGACCAAAGCACATACGTTCATACTTCATACTATCATCATCAAACACGTCACCAAGAATATTTACAAAGCTAACGTTAAACGGATTACTTTTTGAAGTcgtttgatttaattaacacAAATTTCCTATCTTGGTTGTTAAGAAATCTTTGTCAAGCAAGAGTAAGAGTTCTATAAAAGTTACCGACTTCACTGCACAAGGCACCGCAACAAAAACTCTAAATCTCTCTTAGAAGTGCACAATCAACCATGGCTGAGGAAGTGAAGCTCTATGGCACATGGGTAAGTCCTTTTAGCCGCAGAATCGAGCTTGCACTGAAACTGAAAGGGGTTCCATTTGAGTACATAGAAGAAGACTTGTCCAACAAGAGTCCTGAACTTCTTAACTACAACCCAGTTCATAAGAAAATCCCAGTGCTCGTACACAATGGTAAACCAATAGCTGAGTCCCTAGTCATTCTTGAGTACATTGATGAGACATGGAAGAATAATCCCATTTTGCCTCAAGATCCTTATCAAAGAGCCATGGTTCGCTTCTGGGCCAAGTTCATTGATGAGAAGGTAAGACATATCATTAATGTTTACCAATCACCCACCCACCTTATACTTGACAAGTGATTCTGTTCGACAAACATTAAGCCGATAGAAATATTGTTGTTGatttatgtttgattcttATGCAGGTCTTGGCCACAGGATGGAAGGCTAATTTTGGTGAAGGGAAGGAGAGAGAGGTTGCGATTGAAGAATTTGCTGAGCAGATGAAATTCTTGGAGAATGAACTCAATGGAAAAGACTTCTTTGGCTATTGGGTTTCTTGATATTGTTGCAAATCTTATTGCATTTTGGTTCCCAGTGAGGCAAGACGCTCTTGGAATAGAAGCATTCACTCAAGAAAAATTTCCAGTTTTATTCAAGTGGATTGCTAACATCACGAAGATTGATCTGGTGAACGAATGCCGACCTCCAAGAGAGAAGCATCTTGCCTTTGTTAAAGCTCACATTGAAGGCCTCAAATCTGCTCCTAAGTAGGGAAACTTCAGTGTCTTGATGGGATCAGACCCCGGATATGCTCTGTCTTGTGACCATGTGTTTGCATCACGCGTTTTAGCTCTATGTCGGCATTTGGTGAGACTGAGTCTTCAATCTTATGtagtaaaatcaaaataaatttccaaGCAACTGGAGCATTAAAATAAGCTCCCAAAGCTACACTCTCATAAATGCTTCCTCTCCGTGGTCTTGTGGATTTAATTTAAAGCAAGAATACACTTTACTATCTTAGCAAAACAAGGACAGAATGCAATGAGATACTATTATTTCATTCAGCATAAAAGCTTTAAAAGATGCTATAATCCCTTAAATCAGGCATTGACTGTTTCCATAAGAAAGCATAGTACTAGCTCCAGCTGtaacattttttaatctaatgaCTGCATGTTTATCTGCCTAAAAAGACTTGTTCTTATCCTCGAATAAGCTTCCATCCTTTTCTCATTCATAGTTGTAAACGCACCGGAGTTCAGCATTCTTGCATTCCTCCTAATTCACTCTTTCTTACAGGCATTTCGTCAAacaataatgaattttaatcAAACACTTGACTTATGCAACATTTGCAATCGATTTTAATGCTCTCCACTGGAGATTTTACAGATAAATAACAAACAGGAGTCACGATAGAGCTACCTCTGACTCGTTATATACCTCTAGTaaagtataaattataaattgctAAAATCCACCAACTGTTGCCAGTACTTATTTACAGCAGTAGTCAATGCACTATTgcatttgattaaattaatacaatttccAATCTTGCatgtaaagaaaatgaaaataatattttcacaaCAGCTTGAAAACAAAGAATCATTCAATGGATCAGTTTGTCTCCACGAAAATGTTGACTTTAAACTATTCAATGGAATAGCCGAAGAACTGAAGCCAAGCCCTTTTAGTAGTGGAAATGGAGCTGGCACTGAAACTGAAAGGGGTTTCCCTTTCAGCACATAGAAGAAGACTTGTCAGAAAAGAATCGTGAGCTTTTAAAGTACAACCCAGTTCGCACGAAAATCCCTGTGCTTATTCACAATAGCAAACCAATTGCTGAGTCACAAATCATTCTTGAGTACATGGATGAGAAAtggaagaaagaataatcCCATATTGCCTGCTGAAAACATCCAATTCGTTACATTAAAACTACTTCCATAAGCTTTGCCTGCTGAAAGCCTGAAACCATACGCCTCAAATGTGCTTCCAAGTGATATGAAGTCACTTGATGACAATATAATCCACTTCTTCTCTTCCTTCATGATTCTGTATTCGCATTCTGAGTTTAGCTCTGTGTATTGTACTTGCTGAGATTGTATGTTCAATCTATTAGATATATTAAAGCCTGTTTTGCTGCATTAAAACTACCTCATCAGTAAACTTTTTTCACTCCATGAAGTAAAATTGTGAGTTAAAGTGATTTAATCCATAATATGAATGTGATGATGGTTGGTCGACTTTAGATGCCAGATGGAAGTGGTGTTTACTAAGCAAAATTAAGCTTGGaattagaaattatttgagGTTCAGTCACTAGAAGATTGCTGTAAAGTCGCGTTCAGCTTTCAATTTCTTGTTTGTACTAAACAAATTAGAATGGTTCCGGCAGTTTCAATTGACTTTTTGTTGACAAAGTCATATTTGTTGCTTTCATTACAGTTTGAAGAATATCATTGGAGCTACTGAATATGAAATTCATCCGTCAACTTCTGCATTTTGCCACTTTGTAGTATGTATGCTTGTCAAAGAGGTTATTCAAAgctttgttgattttttcatTAGATTTTTTCTCATATGTATTACAGGTTGCATATTCTGAGGAAGTGTTACCGACAAAGGTGCGCATGTTGCTTCAGTATAGCCTCTGAACTAGTTTTTTCCCAAGTTGATTACAGAGGGAATCACAAAGTTAATTTGGAAATCTcccttttaagttttaagtgATGCTCTAAAAATGGCTGAAGAATTGTCACCTATCActtaaatttcatttgctAGAGTTGTTAAAGATAAGGTACGTTAGAGAAGTGCCACTAGGGATGTGTTTAGGAACTGAAAGCCGCTTAATACTCACTTTACACtgctattaaataataaatagaaattgcTTAAACCCCTGGATTATTCAAAGGCACCAATGCAACTGTGGATAAGTAAACTCACAAAGTGCTAAGAAggcatgttatttactatatCTACTGGGACTGACATAGAGCTAAAACACATGATGCAAATACATAATCATAAAGCAGAGGAGATGAGGGCAATGATGCCATCAAGTCactaaaaatttctttcactTGGAAGCAGATTTGAGGTCTTCAATGCGAGCTTTAACATAGGCAAGATGCTTCTCTCTTGGAGGTCGGCATTCGTTAACCACATCAATCTCTGTGATCTTCCGAATCCATTTGAACAAAACTGGAAACTTTTCTTCAGTGAATGTGTCTACTCCAAGAACTTCTTGTGTCAACGGGAACCAAATTGCCACAACAATTGCAACTATGTCAACAAACCCAATAGTTTCACCTCCAAAGAAATCTTTTCCATTGAGCTCATTCTCCAGGAATTCCATCTGCTGGAAGAATTCTTCAGTCACAAGCTCTCTCTCTTTCCCTTCAGCAAAATTAGCCTTCA
This window of the Citrus sinensis cultivar Valencia sweet orange chromosome 8, DVS_A1.0, whole genome shotgun sequence genome carries:
- the LOC102618283 gene encoding glutathione S-transferase U7-like translates to MAEEVKLYGTWSSPFSRRIELALKLKGVPFEYIEEDLSNKSPELLKYNPAHKKIPVLVHNSKPIAESQVILEYIDEIWNNNPILPQDPYQRAMARFWGKFIDEKVLATRMKANFAEGKERELVTEEFFQQMEFLENELNGKDFFGGETIGFVDIVAIVVAIWFPLTQEVLGVDTFTEEKFPVLFKWIRKITEIDVVNECRPPREKHLAYVKARIEDLKSASK